One window from the genome of Bacillus carboniphilus encodes:
- a CDS encoding PspA/IM30 family protein, whose amino-acid sequence MANLFSRLKNSLEADFHEMLDNKEQKNPIAALNQYLRQCEKEVEKVRKLLERQYMLKDEFTKEYQQALDLVEKRRHQADIAAKAGEEELHQFAVAELKMYEERVERLKASRTQVLQQLVELERKYEEMKHKVKDMHIRRMELMGRENMTRAQMKMNKMLQSTNSYSEQPFSKFSDMENYLERLEYKINSDYHRNTIDARIISLEKELKKEESITAK is encoded by the coding sequence ATGGCAAACTTATTTAGTCGTTTAAAAAATTCATTAGAGGCAGATTTTCATGAAATGCTAGACAACAAGGAGCAAAAGAATCCAATTGCAGCTCTTAACCAATACCTTCGTCAATGTGAAAAAGAGGTGGAGAAGGTTCGCAAGCTTTTAGAACGTCAATATATGCTAAAAGATGAGTTTACAAAAGAGTACCAACAAGCATTAGATCTTGTAGAAAAACGTAGACACCAAGCTGACATTGCTGCAAAAGCAGGAGAAGAAGAACTTCATCAATTTGCAGTAGCAGAACTAAAAATGTATGAAGAGCGTGTTGAGCGATTAAAGGCTTCTCGTACTCAAGTGCTACAACAACTAGTAGAGCTAGAGCGCAAATATGAGGAAATGAAACACAAAGTAAAAGACATGCATATTCGCAGAATGGAGCTTATGGGCAGAGAAAACATGACGCGTGCTCAAATGAAAATGAACAAAATGCTTCAGTCTACAAACAGCTACTCTGAGCAGCCGTTCTCAAAATTTAGTGATATGGAAAACTACCTAGAAAGACTAGAGTACAAAATCAACTCAGATTACCACCGCAATACAATTGATGCAAGAATCATTTCACTAGAAAAAGAGCTGAAAAAAGAAGAATCTATTACAGCTAAATAG
- a CDS encoding response regulator transcription factor: MIKVLFVDDHEMVRIGVSSYLSAQPDIEVIGEADNGKTGVELALELRPDIILMDLVMKEMDGIEATRRIIEQWPEAKIIIVTSFLDDDKVYPALEAGATSYLLKTSKASEIAKAVRSTYEGQTVLEPEVTGKVMSKMRQGQTRHPHEELTEREMEILLLMTEGKTNQEIADELFIALKTAKVHVSNILSKLDVQDRTQAVIYAFKHSLVK, translated from the coding sequence ATGATTAAAGTATTATTTGTGGATGATCATGAAATGGTGAGAATTGGAGTCTCATCCTATTTGTCTGCACAACCTGATATTGAAGTTATTGGAGAAGCAGACAACGGGAAAACAGGGGTAGAATTAGCACTTGAACTAAGACCAGATATCATTTTAATGGATTTGGTTATGAAAGAAATGGACGGTATTGAGGCGACCCGACGAATTATCGAACAGTGGCCGGAAGCTAAAATTATTATTGTAACGAGCTTTTTGGACGACGATAAAGTGTACCCGGCATTGGAAGCGGGAGCCACTAGTTACCTCTTAAAGACGTCTAAAGCAAGTGAAATTGCAAAAGCAGTCCGCTCCACCTATGAGGGGCAAACAGTGCTTGAGCCTGAAGTCACAGGGAAAGTGATGTCTAAGATGAGGCAAGGACAAACAAGACATCCACATGAGGAATTAACGGAACGAGAAATGGAAATCCTGTTACTCATGACAGAAGGAAAAACAAACCAAGAAATAGCAGATGAACTTTTTATTGCGTTAAAAACAGCGAAAGTCCATGTTAGTAATATTCTAAGTAAATTAGATGTTCAGGACCGAACGCAAGCGGTTATTTATGCATTTAAACATTCCTTGGTAAAATAA
- a CDS encoding UPF0236 family transposase-like protein, with amino-acid sequence MSKDNMNSLSLKELEIFTWRRAQEQARLEFTQTLEELDKQLAETRDKKRFYYHDKRSLQMETFFGFIEVERIYYKDTYTGNYVFLLDQALQFEGANGFSPLVEESALELAAKGPSYRKAVDALEQFLGYKVMSHETLRQRMLESQVLPISEKRPSRRVLFVEVDGLFTKFQRSNQSGKEIKIAGVFEQWAVNGKRVSLQGKRHYVHKXNES; translated from the coding sequence ATGTCCAAGGATAACATGAATTCACTCAGCTTAAAAGAACTAGAAATTTTCACATGGAGAAGAGCACAGGAACAAGCTCGTCTTGAGTTCACCCAAACGCTTGAAGAACTTGATAAACAACTAGCGGAAACAAGGGATAAAAAGCGATTCTATTATCATGACAAACGTTCTCTCCAAATGGAAACTTTCTTTGGATTCATTGAAGTCGAAAGGATTTATTACAAAGATACATATACAGGTAACTACGTGTTCCTACTAGATCAAGCATTACAGTTTGAAGGAGCAAATGGATTTAGTCCGTTGGTGGAGGAAAGTGCCTTAGAATTAGCCGCTAAAGGACCTTCCTACCGGAAGGCAGTAGATGCCTTGGAACAATTCTTAGGGTATAAAGTAATGAGTCATGAAACGTTACGACAACGTATGTTGGAATCTCAAGTACTTCCCATCAGTGAGAAAAGACCCTCTAGGCGAGTCTTGTTTGTGGAAGTTGATGGACTTTTCACTAAGTTTCAACGCTCTAACCAAAGTGGAAAAGAAATCAAAATAGCTGGTGTGTTTGAACAATGGGCTGTTAACGGGAAAAGAGTATCCCTTCAGGGAAAACGTCATTATGTTCATAAAANTAATGAGTCATGA
- a CDS encoding long-chain fatty acid--CoA ligase, whose translation MSDQDKIMDLLITFMRNDIQTDDEFNRIAMHLFRYQFTNNLVYQRFCLQKGKTPRTVKMWRDIPAVPINAFKELTLSCIDPLHAERIFMTSGTTKGIRGKHFHPKMDVWDYSMILNFKSRFMKGIEKVKMGVLFPTEEEMPNSSLARYLSLAKQEFGTSDSQYILKNNRIDMNLLIHELEKAERTEKPYALMGASYSLVHMLEQLEKEGKTFTLPLGSRVLDTGGFKNQAKEMDLDDFYDQITRSLGVPRENCINMYGMTELSTQFYDDGNGQVPSVKTGPPWIRTRVIHPLTGEDGPPGERGVLVHCDLANFNSVTTILTEDLGIEKENGFQLLGRVQGTEAKGCSLAVEEFLRTAQGTTQ comes from the coding sequence ATGTCTGATCAGGATAAGATAATGGACCTTCTCATAACTTTTATGAGGAATGACATTCAAACTGATGATGAGTTTAATCGGATTGCTATGCACCTATTTCGTTATCAGTTCACAAACAACCTTGTTTACCAAAGGTTTTGCCTGCAAAAAGGAAAAACACCAAGGACCGTTAAAATGTGGCGGGACATTCCAGCAGTTCCGATAAACGCCTTTAAGGAATTAACGTTAAGCTGTATAGATCCATTGCATGCAGAGAGAATATTTATGACGAGTGGAACGACCAAAGGGATCCGAGGAAAACATTTTCATCCTAAAATGGATGTTTGGGATTATTCGATGATATTAAATTTTAAAAGTCGATTCATGAAGGGAATCGAGAAAGTGAAAATGGGTGTCTTATTCCCCACTGAAGAAGAGATGCCAAATTCATCATTAGCTCGTTATCTATCACTAGCAAAGCAGGAATTCGGTACTTCTGATAGCCAATATATTTTAAAGAATAACAGGATTGATATGAATCTTTTAATTCATGAGCTGGAAAAGGCAGAACGAACAGAGAAACCATATGCACTAATGGGGGCAAGTTATAGCTTGGTACATATGCTTGAACAATTAGAAAAAGAGGGAAAAACATTTACCCTTCCTTTAGGAAGTAGAGTCTTGGACACTGGGGGATTCAAAAATCAAGCAAAGGAAATGGATTTAGATGATTTTTATGATCAAATCACGAGAAGCTTGGGGGTTCCTCGTGAAAATTGTATAAACATGTACGGAATGACGGAACTAAGTACTCAGTTTTATGATGATGGAAATGGACAGGTTCCATCTGTGAAGACAGGTCCACCATGGATACGGACTCGAGTCATCCATCCATTAACAGGAGAGGATGGACCTCCAGGCGAACGGGGAGTACTTGTTCATTGTGACCTGGCAAACTTTAATTCTGTTACTACGATTTTGACAGAAGACCTTGGAATTGAAAAAGAAAACGGTTTTCAACTATTGGGGAGAGTACAAGGAACGGAAGCGAAAGGCTGCTCTCTAGCAGTAGAAGAGTTTCTCAGGACAGCACAGGGGACGACACAATGA
- a CDS encoding UPF0236 family transposase-like protein — protein sequence MFIKXMSHETLRQRMLESQVLPISEKRPSRRVLFVEVDGLFTKFQRSNQSGKEIKIAGVFEQWAVNGKSVSLQGKRHYVHKDKNRSFWEGFESFLEENYQYDPLDTLLVINGDGAPWITACQEYFGKRAFYSLDRFHVAKELRSLFRDHKRYRAMRKALASYDPDQFLLELNSAVGTLKDEEKEEKLIDWIEFLTKHKQALTDYRKWLISKNIETTGMRPMGSAEGMMNTFAKRLKNGRAWSEKGVMAVTNVLIGLRDNLDIKSTLGIWMKHHGDQNKPVYQKRQPSSLTRKKINESTRNNLPYLLQPAGKPIVQALKAISYGF from the coding sequence ATGTTCATAAAANTAATGAGTCATGAAACGTTACGACAACGTATGTTGGAATCTCAAGTACTTCCCATCAGTGAGAAAAGACCCTCTAGGCGAGTCTTGTTTGTGGAAGTTGATGGACTTTTCACTAAGTTTCAACGCTCTAACCAAAGTGGAAAAGAAATCAAAATAGCTGGTGTGTTTGAACAATGGGCTGTTAACGGGAAAAGTGTATCCCTTCAGGGAAAACGTCATTATGTTCATAAAGATAAGAACCGTTCGTTTTGGGAGGGATTTGAGAGTTTCCTAGAAGAGAACTATCAGTACGATCCTCTAGATACTCTACTGGTCATTAACGGAGATGGAGCACCCTGGATTACGGCCTGCCAGGAATACTTTGGAAAGCGAGCCTTTTACAGTCTGGACCGTTTCCATGTGGCAAAGGAACTGAGGAGTTTGTTTCGTGACCATAAAAGATATCGAGCCATGCGAAAAGCCTTAGCAAGCTATGACCCAGATCAGTTTTTACTTGAACTAAACAGTGCTGTAGGTACTTTAAAAGATGAGGAAAAGGAAGAAAAGCTGATTGACTGGATAGAATTCCTGACAAAGCATAAACAAGCATTAACAGATTATCGGAAATGGTTGATTTCAAAAAACATAGAAACAACGGGAATGCGTCCAATGGGAAGTGCAGAAGGGATGATGAATACCTTCGCAAAACGGTTAAAGAATGGTCGAGCGTGGAGTGAAAAGGGTGTCATGGCAGTAACCAATGTCTTGATTGGTCTAAGAGATAACCTTGATATTAAATCAACATTAGGAATTTGGATGAAACATCATGGCGATCAGAATAAGCCAGTGTACCAAAAACGCCAACCTTCAAGCTTAACGAGAAAGAAGATAAATGAAAGCACACGTAATAACCTACCTTATCTTTTACAACCAGCAGGAAAGCCAATTGTCCAAGCATTAAAAGCAATTAGCTACGGTTTTTAA
- a CDS encoding acyl-CoA reductase, which produces MREMAGYIPNIGEENFDTKFLRFEGKLGKLEVEVPHLNYRQMEKVIQKVKTASATTLKSMSVNEIVSIIDRVIERLLNRNSNERKRLEELLPYITAFDHEMIRLSLTSYLKSFRKAELQRFLVEDFGNPLMLDDFQPRVKRGFSKAIGPDLITHIWAGNVPGLPLWSFISGLLVKAGNIGKVSSAEPLFAGWFARLVAEVEPRLADCFAVVWWKGGDEERERFIFNQSEVVIGYGSNDSLEAIANRIPITTRFLPFGHKISFGVITSSSLDSKKAWGAAHEAALDSIRFDQQGCYSPHLFYVQNGGAVSPIEFAKLLAHELDCFERRFPRHRLSIEEAASVASWRNSEQVRQLSRSDIEILGNEKKQWSVVYEEDGNFSPTCLNRNIRVMAFDRIEELVPQLNPYKPFLQTVGVATNPKELFHFAQVLGEVGVTRITALGKMTSPEAGWHHDGRFNLNDLIKMVDIEQSAEDAAERLAPYID; this is translated from the coding sequence ATGAGAGAAATGGCTGGATATATCCCAAATATCGGAGAAGAGAATTTTGACACCAAATTTCTTAGGTTCGAAGGCAAATTAGGTAAGTTAGAAGTAGAGGTGCCACATCTAAATTACCGTCAGATGGAGAAAGTGATTCAAAAAGTGAAAACAGCAAGTGCTACAACGTTAAAGTCGATGTCTGTCAATGAAATCGTGTCCATTATCGATCGTGTGATTGAGCGGCTACTGAATAGGAATTCCAATGAAAGAAAGAGGTTAGAGGAGCTACTTCCCTATATAACCGCTTTTGATCATGAAATGATTCGGCTTTCGCTTACATCCTATCTGAAGTCGTTTCGGAAGGCAGAGCTTCAGCGATTTTTAGTAGAGGACTTTGGCAATCCACTAATGCTTGACGATTTTCAACCAAGAGTAAAGCGGGGGTTCTCAAAGGCGATTGGACCTGACCTCATTACACATATTTGGGCTGGAAATGTCCCGGGTCTTCCACTATGGAGCTTTATCTCAGGATTGCTCGTAAAAGCAGGAAACATTGGAAAGGTATCAAGCGCAGAACCCCTGTTTGCCGGTTGGTTTGCAAGACTAGTAGCCGAAGTTGAGCCGAGGCTAGCGGATTGCTTTGCTGTCGTCTGGTGGAAGGGTGGAGATGAGGAACGGGAAAGGTTCATCTTTAACCAATCAGAGGTTGTTATTGGATATGGCAGTAATGATTCATTAGAAGCAATAGCAAATAGGATACCCATTACAACTCGCTTTCTCCCGTTTGGACACAAGATTAGCTTTGGTGTCATTACAAGCTCTAGTCTTGATTCTAAAAAAGCATGGGGGGCTGCACATGAAGCGGCATTAGATAGTATTCGCTTTGACCAACAGGGATGCTATTCCCCTCATCTCTTTTATGTTCAAAATGGAGGGGCTGTTTCACCGATTGAATTTGCTAAACTGCTTGCACATGAGTTGGATTGCTTTGAAAGAAGGTTCCCACGACATAGGCTATCGATTGAGGAGGCTGCATCAGTTGCAAGCTGGCGTAATAGTGAACAGGTTCGGCAATTATCTAGATCTGACATAGAAATTCTCGGCAACGAAAAAAAACAATGGTCAGTCGTTTACGAGGAAGACGGCAACTTTAGCCCTACTTGTCTAAATCGAAATATTCGAGTTATGGCTTTTGACAGGATTGAAGAGCTTGTTCCACAGCTTAATCCGTATAAGCCTTTCCTTCAAACCGTCGGAGTCGCGACCAATCCAAAAGAGTTGTTTCACTTTGCTCAAGTGTTAGGCGAAGTGGGTGTCACTCGAATCACAGCGTTAGGGAAAATGACGTCCCCAGAAGCAGGCTGGCATCATGATGGTCGCTTTAACTTAAATGACTTAATCAAGATGGTTGATATTGAACAGAGTGCTGAGGACGCAGCAGAACGATTGGCCCCTTATATCGATTAG
- a CDS encoding sensor histidine kinase, which yields MSTLMRHVIMSIGLTLGVVVIIMASIFLFFPLENWSDLWEKEILDMPFITFIPGICLLLGIIVGIVSGLFWRNQLKKVEDGLYLLEQGKQISLDEPHKVPELDPIWTRMDKVQKQILEQTKLSQKLANEKAENQEKVIQEMVSQERQRLARELHDSVSQQLFAASMMMSAITESRPDTEEREAKQLKMVEDMIQQSQMEMRALLLHLRPVALKGKTIHEGMEEMLQELSLKVPMEVKWKLEPLSLDKGVEDHLFRIFQESISNTLRHSKAKTLEVLFIERDDLIILRVVDDGVGFDMNTSKTGSYGLQNMYERAVELGGSCKIVSIPNQGTRLEVRIPKVTEEGDRDD from the coding sequence ATGAGTACGTTAATGCGCCATGTCATCATGAGTATAGGTCTAACCCTTGGTGTCGTAGTCATCATTATGGCTTCGATTTTTCTCTTTTTCCCTTTAGAAAATTGGTCTGACCTTTGGGAAAAAGAAATTTTAGATATGCCGTTTATTACTTTTATTCCTGGGATTTGTCTTTTACTTGGGATTATTGTGGGAATAGTCTCCGGTTTGTTTTGGAGAAATCAGCTAAAAAAAGTAGAAGACGGTCTATATTTATTAGAACAAGGTAAGCAAATTAGCTTGGATGAGCCTCATAAGGTTCCTGAACTAGACCCTATTTGGACCAGAATGGATAAAGTACAAAAGCAAATATTAGAGCAGACAAAGCTTTCACAAAAACTTGCAAATGAGAAAGCCGAGAACCAGGAAAAAGTGATTCAAGAAATGGTCTCTCAGGAGAGGCAACGATTAGCACGAGAACTTCATGACTCAGTCAGTCAACAGCTATTTGCTGCTTCAATGATGATGTCTGCGATTACAGAATCAAGACCTGATACAGAGGAGCGGGAAGCGAAGCAATTGAAAATGGTTGAAGATATGATTCAACAGTCCCAGATGGAAATGAGAGCATTATTACTACATTTGAGACCAGTTGCCTTGAAAGGGAAAACTATTCATGAAGGTATGGAAGAAATGCTCCAAGAACTTTCGCTTAAAGTACCAATGGAGGTTAAGTGGAAGCTTGAACCGCTCAGTCTAGATAAAGGTGTAGAAGACCACTTGTTCCGTATTTTTCAAGAATCAATCTCTAACACACTTCGACATTCTAAAGCCAAAACATTGGAAGTTTTATTTATTGAAAGAGACGACCTCATTATTTTACGAGTGGTAGATGATGGAGTTGGATTCGATATGAATACGAGTAAAACGGGTTCATACGGACTGCAAAATATGTATGAACGGGCAGTAGAGCTAGGTGGGTCGTGTAAAATTGTTAGTATACCTAATCAGGGAACAAGGCTAGAAGTGAGAATACCAAAGGTAACAGAAGAAGGGGATCGGGATGATTAA
- a CDS encoding carbonic anhydrase, whose product MTLLHEILDYNEKFVAEKKYEEYQTTKFPSKKMVILTCMDTRLTELLPKSMNLRNGDVKIVKNAGAMVNHPFGSIMRSILIALYELQAHEVLVIGHHDCGMAAVKSHETIAKMKERGITEEIFQTLKYSGIPAEEWLQGFSSVEESVRNSVDMIKNHPLMDKSVPVHGLVINPSTGKLDLVQEGYNV is encoded by the coding sequence ATGACATTATTACATGAAATTCTTGATTACAATGAAAAATTCGTAGCTGAAAAGAAATATGAAGAGTATCAAACCACAAAGTTTCCAAGCAAAAAAATGGTGATTTTAACTTGCATGGACACTAGGTTAACAGAACTTTTACCTAAATCCATGAATTTAAGAAATGGTGACGTTAAAATTGTTAAAAACGCTGGTGCGATGGTCAATCATCCGTTTGGAAGTATCATGAGAAGTATATTAATTGCCCTTTATGAGCTACAGGCACATGAGGTACTTGTGATTGGACATCATGATTGTGGAATGGCAGCGGTAAAAAGTCACGAAACGATCGCTAAAATGAAAGAGCGAGGCATTACGGAAGAAATCTTTCAGACCCTGAAGTATTCTGGGATTCCCGCTGAGGAATGGCTACAAGGTTTTAGTAGCGTTGAAGAAAGTGTAAGAAATAGTGTGGATATGATTAAAAATCATCCATTGATGGACAAAAGTGTTCCTGTACATGGGTTAGTTATTAACCCTTCTACTGGGAAACTGGATTTAGTTCAAGAAGGTTATAACGTATAG
- the thiW gene encoding energy coupling factor transporter S component ThiW yields MRKTYKLTLTAMFVAIGTVTSSLVFIPIGIVKAFPIQHILNVMSAVILGPFYAVLQAFTISLLRNLMGTGTLFAFPGSMIGALLASLLFIKTKKVYLAAGGEVVGTGLIGAVFCYPIATLFLGKEATLFGFIPSFIVSSFVGGVIGIIVLRVLMMNKGLERSIQKSF; encoded by the coding sequence ATGCGCAAAACCTATAAGCTTACTTTAACGGCTATGTTTGTAGCGATTGGAACGGTAACTAGTAGTCTAGTCTTTATCCCCATTGGAATTGTGAAGGCTTTTCCTATTCAACACATTCTAAATGTCATGTCAGCTGTTATATTGGGACCTTTTTATGCAGTCCTTCAAGCGTTTACGATTTCATTACTGAGAAACCTGATGGGAACAGGGACGCTTTTTGCTTTTCCAGGCAGTATGATTGGGGCACTACTGGCTAGTCTTTTGTTCATTAAAACGAAGAAAGTATATTTGGCTGCTGGTGGCGAGGTTGTTGGAACTGGGCTAATTGGGGCTGTTTTTTGCTATCCTATCGCTACACTCTTCTTAGGTAAGGAAGCGACTCTCTTTGGTTTTATCCCCTCCTTTATTGTGAGTTCTTTCGTAGGTGGAGTGATCGGGATTATCGTTTTACGTGTGTTAATGATGAATAAAGGACTTGAAAGGTCCATTCAAAAAAGTTTTTAG
- the liaF gene encoding cell wall-active antibiotics response protein LiaF — translation MNLKGKSDYIKYGIIALVILLLLEVSFFNPGFIFSVAISVFCIYWGRKRSHRTSGKIIFWFGLISLVISLMSTFAFQLLLFGLILYLVMRYAKAKQQPIAVKPIIDDDTFTKSALQKQPLFKNVLFGRQRTPETVYEWNDINIQAGIGDTIIDLTNTVLPKGESVIMIRNIVGNVQVYVPYDLEVQASHSAVAGTFDIFENREMRVLSANVMYQTPEYGAAPQKIKIVTSMFIGNLEVKRL, via the coding sequence TTGAATTTGAAAGGGAAATCCGATTACATCAAATATGGCATCATTGCGCTTGTTATTTTATTGCTACTAGAGGTTTCTTTTTTTAATCCAGGGTTCATCTTCTCTGTAGCTATTTCTGTGTTCTGTATTTATTGGGGAAGAAAACGCTCGCACCGAACATCAGGAAAAATCATATTCTGGTTTGGGCTCATTAGTTTAGTGATTTCATTGATGAGTACATTTGCTTTTCAATTGTTATTGTTTGGACTCATATTATATTTAGTTATGCGTTATGCAAAAGCTAAACAACAGCCCATAGCTGTTAAACCGATCATTGATGATGACACGTTTACAAAGTCAGCCTTGCAAAAACAACCACTTTTCAAGAATGTTCTTTTCGGTAGACAAAGAACACCGGAAACCGTTTATGAATGGAATGATATCAACATCCAAGCGGGAATTGGAGACACCATCATCGACTTAACCAATACGGTTTTACCAAAAGGTGAGTCAGTAATCATGATTCGAAATATCGTGGGGAATGTTCAGGTGTATGTTCCTTATGATTTAGAGGTGCAAGCCAGCCATTCGGCTGTTGCGGGTACTTTTGATATTTTTGAGAACAGAGAAATGAGGGTTTTATCCGCCAATGTGATGTATCAAACTCCTGAATATGGTGCAGCTCCTCAGAAAATCAAAATCGTTACCTCCATGTTTATTGGAAACTTAGAGGTGAAACGATTATGA
- a CDS encoding VOC family protein, giving the protein MRVYLDHLVHFVYEDLTLYTNKLMQSGLPVIRGGSHVKWGTHNSLLYVNNNAYIEWIGVNDPKIARQAENPLIQHLVKKEGCGGHLAQIAFRVERFEEFLKNIQEKEIPYQLVDGSRKREDGTLMTWKMLFLNTTTAGMEPPFFIEWGREDQERRQELQEQGWLNKDLEIPDVYFAVRDVDLVLKEWNKWYPIYQKVEWIKEEWKGKGVRLQFENAGIVLLEPTAVGMVSNAIEKYGEGPFHYELVKKE; this is encoded by the coding sequence ATGAGAGTTTACTTAGATCACTTGGTGCATTTCGTTTATGAGGATTTAACCTTATATACAAACAAGCTAATGCAATCAGGTTTACCGGTTATTAGAGGTGGAAGTCATGTGAAGTGGGGAACCCATAACTCATTATTATATGTGAATAACAATGCGTATATAGAATGGATTGGTGTTAACGACCCTAAAATAGCAAGGCAAGCAGAAAATCCGTTGATCCAGCATCTGGTTAAAAAAGAAGGCTGCGGGGGGCATCTAGCGCAAATAGCCTTTCGAGTTGAACGTTTTGAAGAATTTCTTAAAAATATACAAGAAAAAGAGATACCTTATCAGTTAGTAGACGGTAGTCGAAAACGGGAAGATGGAACACTCATGACTTGGAAGATGCTTTTCCTCAATACCACCACAGCTGGAATGGAGCCTCCATTTTTCATTGAATGGGGGAGAGAGGACCAAGAAAGAAGACAGGAATTACAGGAACAAGGCTGGCTAAACAAAGATTTAGAGATACCGGATGTGTATTTTGCCGTTCGTGACGTTGATTTAGTTCTAAAAGAATGGAACAAATGGTATCCGATTTACCAAAAAGTCGAGTGGATAAAAGAAGAGTGGAAGGGGAAGGGAGTCAGACTTCAATTTGAAAATGCGGGCATTGTTCTTTTAGAGCCTACAGCAGTCGGAATGGTGTCTAATGCAATTGAAAAGTATGGAGAAGGCCCCTTTCATTATGAGCTTGTAAAAAAGGAGTAA
- a CDS encoding flagellar basal body rod protein — translation MKKFGLLLLGGIAVLVLLGTLGPMIGLAISAVILYYAAKEFMKAESTGKKVLWAIIGLIALSATLSNVPALVGIVAIVVLYMVYKKWNQQKEEEITEVDDPFVNFEREWSELKKNY, via the coding sequence ATGAAAAAATTTGGTTTATTACTTTTAGGAGGTATCGCAGTACTCGTGCTACTTGGAACATTAGGTCCAATGATCGGGTTAGCGATTAGCGCAGTGATTCTTTATTACGCTGCTAAGGAATTTATGAAAGCAGAATCAACTGGTAAAAAGGTACTTTGGGCGATTATTGGTCTTATCGCTCTATCGGCAACACTTTCTAACGTGCCAGCTCTAGTTGGGATCGTAGCCATCGTTGTTCTATACATGGTGTATAAAAAATGGAACCAACAAAAAGAAGAAGAAATTACTGAAGTTGATGACCCATTCGTAAATTTTGAAAGAGAATGGTCAGAGCTTAAAAAGAATTACTAA